Within Plasmodium coatneyi strain Hackeri chromosome 14, complete sequence, the genomic segment ATTCTTGCCCCCACAGAAGAATTATGCCTACAAATACACCAAGTGGCACAGACATTATGCTCCTACCTGAAGAATATCCTATCGTTCGATCACAATATCAACAGAACGTTTTATGACCATCCAACTGTTTTAGTGACTACCCCTAGACATCTCTACAATCACGCAGTAGagtgtaagaaaaaaaataatttggaCATATTATCTAACTTAAGAATTCTGGTTGTAGATGAAGCAGATATTTTGCACAGCAAAGAGTTCCAAAAATGGATGAACCTTTTGGCTAGTTATCACtttccaaaaaattattcccaGAAATATCAAATTGTCATGGCATCTGCTAcagtgaaggaaaatatcgTCGAGAAAACCAAACTTTTTCTCCATAACCctgtttttttaagtgcagAATTGGAGAAAAGTGGAACTTCCCCCAGTCGCACCTCCACTAATGGAGATCATCCTGATGGCATCCATAAAAGGGATGCTTCCATCAGGGACAGTAACACTCCACCCGCTAAAAGCGACAAGCTGAGTGATTCTTCTCAgccaaaaaaagtaaagtcACCCCACCTACATCAGCAATTCAGGGGAAAATCATTCTGCTACTTCTACCCAGACGAAACCACCAAATATATTTACCTGTACAATCTTATAAACGACAAAGTAATTTTGCGAAAGTCAATTATTTTTACCTCTACCATCTATGATGCGTACaagataaaaatatttctgacTTACTTTGATATACCTTCCTCCATCCTGAACCCAAACCATCCTATCCTGGTTAGACAGAATATCATTTTCGCGTTCAACAATTATAAGATCTTCTTCTTGATATGCCCTCAGTACGAGAAGAATGCCGCagcgaagggggggaaggccGACATGAGTGACATGGGGGACACGGGTGACATTGCAAGTGTTCGCAGTGAGGGCAACACAGACGATACGGACGATTCGATCAACCATGATGACAACGCCCATGATGCGGATGCTAACGAGGAAGTTCAGGGTGAAGACGACACATGTGATGAGGACGACCCGTGTGACCAAGATGACGAGGGTCTCGACCAAGATGGCCTATGTGACCAGGACGACGCTGGTCTTGACCAAAACTACACGTGTGACCAAGACGACACGTGCGATCAAGACGACGCGTCCGACCAAGATGCCACGATCAACCTGGACGACGCTAGCGATGACGAGAAGGACTTTCTCTACAACCGCGGACTGGACTTCCAAGGAGTACACTGCGTGGTTAACTTCGACATGCCCCTGGACACAAAGACCTTCGTACACCGAGTGGGAAGGACCTGCAGACTCAACAACAAAGGGATCAGTATTTCCTTCATCAACGAAAATGAACCGGCGGAAAAAAACATCCTCCAAAAAATAGGCgccaaaaatatatgcaccaTAATTCAGAAGACGGTGTCACAAAATAAGGTCGAGATGTACAGGTACCGAGTAGAATCCATGCTCAACAAATGCACCaacaaaaaagtgaaacaaTTTATTCAAAGGGAGATCCTCTACCAATCCTTGAAGTCCAAGGAGCTGAAAGAATTTTTCAACTccaatgaagaagaaaaaagggccattaacaaaattgtaaaatattttaacacACATGTCGTGCCACACAAACTGATTAAGGACAGATTGAAAAACTTATTCTTGAAAAAGGCTAAGAAGAAGGGGGTCCTTAAAAAGGggataaacaaaaatgggaaagaaaatggaGACACAAGGATGGACAGAAAGAACAATAGAAGAGAAGACGATAAAAGAATAGCGCAACAACACTATGTTAAAAGTAAGAACAACGGGTTCGTGATCACTGAACAGGCATATGAGGATCAGCTGAGGAAGGAACCAGAGACGGAAGTGGCCGACCCGACCAAGCTTCCCCCCATTTATGGAAGGCGCTTGCGAAATTATGTGTACAGCAAGTACGTAATGGGGAAACGCCGGACGGGGGGAAGGGCCAATGGTGGAAGGGCCAATAATGGAAGAGCGAACGGTGGATGGTCAAATGTTAGCGGCTCGCACAGAAACAGAGCGCATAATGCAAAGCCCAACCGGGACAGTTTCTCGCAGAAGAACAAGCGACACCGTAGCGCCGCCCCTCAGAAGGCCTAAGCACGTAGGCACGTCCGTGTGCTGCGAATCCATGTTTGTATTTCCACAATCCAAATTTGTAACCAACGCGTTCATCTATTCGTTAAAACAGCGTGaagctttctttttttgtcacccTGTCTTCCCCAGAAGCGGCCCCCCCACCTGCGGAGCCGCCGATTTGTATGCCGCGTgggcataaaaatgtaaccCCCTCTCTCTTCCTGTACATATTTGTTCcgttatttttcccccctttttttttttttttttaaattaaaacaaaatataaacTTGTTagtttttttcataattttgcaTCAGCGCATCATGAAGGGGgtgagaaggagaaggacgCCTCTCCCGGTTGAACTGACCCTCGGAGGGTATTCcaaaagtgagaaaaaatagTGATACATAGTGGAGtaacataataataaaaggatGACGCAAAGGGCCTCTCATATCTCAATGACCCCTGTGCACACgctttttttggtttttttttttttttttttttcactaacTAGCACTTGGTGCGGAACGCCTTGGCTGCTATGCACCAGTCGGCGAGCAACCTATCCAGCTGGATAACGCTGGCCAGACCACTGGCCATGGTGTTACAAGCCATGGcaccaatttttaaaaactcgATTTGCACAGCTTCGGAGCCTAAGTCGTATCTCCTCAACACATTGGAAGACGTTAAAGCAACGTCGAAAGGGGTGTGTCCTTCCCTGATCATGTCATACGCAATGTCATGTGCCTTTTTCCACTCACTGTTTACGCAAAATTTTAGTAAACTTTCAATTCTTTCAGGAGAAGGAATATCACATATATTTAGcacattttctttgtttatAACTTCTAACCCAGCATAAGTGGACTGCAGACAATTGACTGCTTTTCGCAAGTCCCCATCTGCTATAAAGGTGAGGGTTTCCAACCCATCGTCTGtgtattttatgttttccatttggcatatttttacaattcgCTTCAAAACCTGATCATCTGATAATTTAAAGTACCGTATAATGGCACATCTGCTTTGAAGCGCGTCAATTATTTTCTCAGACTGGTTACAAGCTAAAGCAAATCTTGTGGTGTCCGAGTACAGCTCCATGATTCTTCTTAATGACTGTTGTGCAGCTGTGGTCATGGAGTCTACTTCGTCCAgtataataattttgtgtTTTCCTGGGGGGAGACTTATAATTTCCTTTGCGAAACTTTTTATTCTGTCTCTGATTACGTTAATTCCTCTGTCATCTGAGGCGTTCAATTCCAGGACGGCTTTCTTCGCTTGAGATCCTAACATTTCGCTGGCCAAGCAGAGAATGCTCGTCGTTTTTCCAGTCCCCGGGGCACCCTACAAAGGTGGACACACAATGCacggataaaaaaaaaatgggttgATTATTTCCACAAAAAAGGAGCTCCACAATGGGTAACATAACTCTGGGTGTCATGATGCGGTTGTAAAGGGGCTCCCCATCTTCAGACACAAATGTGCCGCCAATTCACAGCACAAAATACACTACCAACTCTAATTGCccattttataattaatCTTTtgtgcagggaaaaaaaaaaaaaatcaacatcGGCGACCAGTTCGGGGAACCGTATTTGTGCAGGTGGAGAAGGAACTCCATATTGCTGTTTAAAGAACGCGTGACACCCTCAGCAGAGCACTTACCGCTAGGAGGAGGTTGGGCATATTCCCCGACACAATGATGCTCTTGAGTGTATTTATGACAAAGGGGTTTCCCACTACATCGTCTAGGTTTTCCGGGCGGTACTTCTCTATCCATATGTCGATGTTGCGCTTCAGCAGTCTGTTCTTAAAGGAATCTTCCTCCATTGTGGACACCGCGGGTTAGTATATCTGTGCAGGGGTCTCTCTGTGGGCGTTATACGAATGTAACTACGTAtgtacgtacgtatgtatgcacatatgtatgcatgtatgtacgtatgtatatccACTCGATTCCTCTACTGCGCGCGTGCGGAGGGCTCCCGAATGCCGCTTTTAAAGCATGGCCTCGGAAGGTTCACCAATTTTTGAttcaaaatgtgaagaaaaatatatgaaaaaaataaaacagaaaaaaaaaaagcacaccTAGCAAATTTTCAAAGCGTTTATATGGAACAACCGAGATAATTCATGTGTTTAATCATGCCACATCCCCACTTTTCTCTTGCGGAGCATGCCACAATTCAATTcgcactaaaaaaaaaaaaaaaaaaaaaaaaaaaatgtgtgcactcTCCCGTGCGCGTACTCAATACAGATATGGTATACTTTACGCGCATGTGTGCTTAAGCCATTGCGCCCGTGGAGGCGTATATaggcatatgtatatgtttttttttttttttttttcttttctctaaACTTTTTGCCCCTTTGCGGCACTTGCCAGAGATTGGCAACATATTCGCGCGCGGCACCTTTCAAGATAAACAAGTACTTTAAATTATGCccataaaaaaaggcgaaaaacaCAATTTGGCATCTACATTGGACAAACATTTATGGTTAGATGATAATGCTGCCTGAAAGGGGTGTTCCCTTGAAATGGATGCATACGCTGGGGAAAACACCAATGGAAGATTCCGCCCCTTCTGTTGGGGAATTATTCTTTTCACAGTTGCTGGTGTACCCTACACAcccatacacacacacggaTGCCGGCAATATTGCgtcacctcctttttttcggcGACAAAATGATGAACTCGTTGTGATACAtaggtacattttttaagaTACAAACATAggataaagaaaagaaaaaaaacaaaaaaaaaaaggggaaaaatcacaatcgtaaggaagaaattattaaacATAATGCcctatataataatttctgttctcatttttaatgATACGATAATACCTACCACGGTTATATCAAAGTGtgttttgtaataaatgatgatctaaatatatacaattccTTTATCATACACAGACACAcatttcctcttccatttggACTTGTCGTTCGAAAGGATCTACATTTAATGTTACATCATATACGTCCATAACTAAGATTTCTTGAGTTCTGTTGTCTTTGTAGTTGTCTTCTATTATTTGCTCTTTCCTTTCTGGGTGTTGTAGTATACGGGACGGAATGTACTGTAGTAGAATCAAACGTGGAACCGTCCATTGTGGATGTGTCCGCTGTTGAATAATCTGTTAAAGAATCAATGTGGTGACGTCTAGGGgatctcttttttcttgtgcTGCTGTTTCTTCCAAAAGTGTTTCCAAAGAAGTTGTTGCTTATCaaagaaggtaaggaagtgtactgaagggaagtaatgaaggaagaaaggaagggcgGGAATAAGGGTGTTGTGGACATGTCTGCcacttatatataacatGGCCCACTTGTTATATTAGTTGTTAATAAGAATAATGTTCATTAATTGTATTATGTATGGGAGTGAACATGCACCTTGACTGTGCACCCTAAGCGCAGAaatgatgaatatatatttttttttttttcccctcccccttttaaaaaatattataaacggatatatttgtgtgtatattattctaatgttgtatgtatataatgtgcattAGTAATTATGTAAGTACTTACCTTGTATAGGAAAAATCCAACTGCTGTTGGTAGTGCTATTGCTGCTGCAGCAGAGGATATGGCGACTGGGATGTTTGTACAATCTGATGTGTGTTTTAATTTGCACTTTAATTGTAGTAGTTCATCATAATTACGTTCCTTAGCCATGTTATTGAATTCTTGACACCATTTTTCATCCTTATCTCCCACACATTGTCCttccatatatttataggcaAAAAGAGCACCGTCAAGATATGTAGAATATTCTCCATTAGTACAATTAGAGTCGGAAGTTTGGGGATTTtctatgcatttttttatagatGTATAATCCTGGGTGTAGTTGTATATTCTTTTCATCCTTCGGTAGATTTCATGGCTAATGTTTGGGTATTCATTCTCACACTTATCTCCAATATTCAGGTCCTTCAATTTGTCGTATATGGCTTTCATAATGGACGCAAAGTCCCTGTTCAATTCACTTGTTGTGCTTAACGAAGTCTCTAACCAGTagtagaaaaaatggcagtGATCCTCCTTACTGGACAAATTGTTTATTCCTATTTTAGGTATGTAACACCAGGCTTTTACAATGTTATCAGCATACTGCTTAGTATTATTATCTTTCTCCAACTTCGCTTTCACTTCTGTAGAATCATCAGTACAGGCATCTTCTATTTGATCGAACTCACAGTATATTCTTTTGGAAGGTAGTttatatggacatatttcCTATATAATGTAAGTAAGGaggaatatatgcatatatgtattctttACCTGCTTGTTACATCGTACTTGAAGTTTTATTTACACAATATTTAACTATCCACTCTGAATAAGAAGTAACGAACCTGTAGTGATGGTTTAACTTTTTGCTTTAATGTTTCCGCTGTAGGATACGATGTGCATGTTAATTTTAATGGTTTCGGAATATTAGTTCTACTATCACCACCCCTACCATtgaatttattattaaattCCGCACAGAATGGATCACTGGAATTACTCCGGCACGTCGAACTTACTTCACTGTAGGCTGCATCAAGTTTCTTAAGGTAGTTACCATATTTCTTAGTGCAGTTACCCCCAGCGCCTTTCAGCAGTTCCTGTATCTCCCCTTGGTCATGCCAGTAGTCAAATATTGTTTTCCTCTCTTTGAAAGTACTTATATTAATATTATCAGCATCCAATAATGTACACCCATATTTATTGAGAAAGTCCTCCAATGCAGTTGTGACTCCCTGTGCATCTCCGGAGAATGAGCCATCCTCGACTTCCTTAACTAACTTGTCAGCAACCCAgtaataaagaaaattacacacATCCTTAGATGGTGTACCCCCTGTCCTTCTTTGGCATATACAACAGCAGCCACTTATAATCTTCTCCGTTTGGTCACTAATAGTGGAGCACTTTCCCAGTGCACTTTGCAACGCCTGCTTGAATTCATCATTACATTCATCACATTCATTGCAGCCTGTTTCAAATTTACTATAAAAATCTCTATATGACGTTAATTTCATTAAATCATCCTCCTATGAAGGTAATTGAGTGGAATATATGTACGCCCATGCATTCTCTACTTTTATAAAATCGTATATAGAACATTATctaaataatattcatatatatccacttttaaataaaaggaaagaaccaACCCCCAGTGTTCCTGCTTCCTCGTCTCCTGTCATGGTGTTCATATGTaccattatatgtatataaatagatTAGTGTAGAGAACTTTTTATGTACTCAATTA encodes:
- a CDS encoding Dead/deah box helicase: MEVETEDQTQGDHTSEAEEEQNPVPRDQQDDHFEREHNFLDFENILLDVRLRKAILYLFKFKYPTKIQKAAIPHILHGKDVIISSKTGSGKTMAYLIPLVQNILKSNLNEKESLKFFYKGIILAPTEELCLQIHQVAQTLCSYLKNILSFDHNINRTFYDHPTVLVTTPRHLYNHAVECKKKNNLDILSNLRILVVDEADILHSKEFQKWMNLLASYHFPKNYSQKYQIVMASATVKENIVEKTKLFLHNPVFLSAELEKSGTSPSRTSTNGDHPDGIHKRDASIRDSNTPPAKSDKLSDSSQPKKVKSPHLHQQFRGKSFCYFYPDETTKYIYLYNLINDKVILRKSIIFTSTIYDAYKIKIFLTYFDIPSSILNPNHPILVRQNIIFAFNNYKIFFLICPQYEKNAAAKGGKADMSDMGDTGDIASVRSEGNTDDTDDSINHDDNAHDADANEEVQGEDDTCDEDDPCDQDDEGLDQDGLCDQDDAGLDQNYTCDQDDTCDQDDASDQDATINLDDASDDEKDFLYNRGLDFQGVHCVVNFDMPLDTKTFVHRVGRTCRLNNKGISISFINENEPAEKNILQKIGAKNICTIIQKTVSQNKVEMYRYRVESMLNKCTNKKVKQFIQREILYQSLKSKELKEFFNSNEEEKRAINKIVKYFNTHVVPHKLIKDRLKNLFLKKAKKKGVLKKGINKNGKENGDTRMDRKNNRREDDKRIAQQHYVKSKNNGFVITEQAYEDQLRKEPETEVADPTKLPPIYGRRLRNYVYSKYVMGKRRTGGRANGGRANNGRANGGWSNVSGSHRNRAHNAKPNRDSFSQKNKRHRSAAPQKA
- a CDS encoding Replication factor C subunit 4: MEEDSFKNRLLKRNIDIWIEKYRPENLDDVVGNPFVINTLKSIIVSGNMPNLLLAGAPGTGKTTSILCLASEMLGSQAKKAVLELNASDDRGINVIRDRIKSFAKEIISLPPGKHKIIILDEVDSMTTAAQQSLRRIMELYSDTTRFALACNQSEKIIDALQSRCAIIRYFKLSDDQVLKRIVKICQMENIKYTDDGLETLTFIADGDLRKAVNCLQSTYAGLEVINKENVLNICDIPSPERIESLLKFCVNSEWKKAHDIAYDMIREGHTPFDVALTSSNVLRRYDLGSEAVQIEFLKIGAMACNTMASGLASVIQLDRLLADWCIAAKAFRTKC